TACCGGAAATCCTCTTCACGCTCCACCGATCAAGGCGGAGACAAGGCCACTCAGCTACCCACCGCCGTCGCTGCCGCGGATAACACGCCAAAGATTGTGGTGATCATGGCCGGAGATGATAATCCAACCCGACTCGCAGTTCCTATCCCTTCTTCTTTCTCGATCAGCGCCAAACAGCTGCCTTGATCGAGATTTTTGGCAGAAATTTAATTGTGGTGTTAGATTATAGTAGTTTCTTGATTAAACAATTATGGGTTTTTGGTTTTTTTCCAGTTTCCATAGAGTTTATCAGGGAATTAATGTAGATGGATTTAAAGAGCTTGTAGTTTAGTAGATTTTGTGTTGGTTATATCAAGAAAATTTTGATCTGGTGaaactttctttcttttttctttacaaaacaATTGTACAACAAATTATTCAATCTAAATTGGAAATTTGACATTTATGTTAAATGTTAATTGCATCCAAGTCATGGTTCCATTAGTTTCTTACtccaacaaaaaaaatttccgACCGAGTGAACTTTAATTGGTAAATATTTGTTCAAGTTAACATAAAAAACGATAATTAacgattttctaaaaataaaaaataaaaaactcgGTGAGAAAGATGCAAGAACTTAATTTCCACctcaaacaataaaaaaataataattttatgtaatttatgtGTATCTTACaataagcaaaaacttgtgtgagacagtgaTCTCActagtcgtattttgtgagacgtatatcttatttaggtaatccatgaaaaaatattactttttattatgaatatcggtagtgttgacCCGTATTACGGATagagattcgtgagaccgtctcacaagagacatactctttaTAATATTGTTACTATCACTAGTAACATTAAACATGAGTGATTTTGTATTatctattactattatttaagtGTGTGCATAACATAAACAAATTCAATGGTGTCGTggtctattttttttatatgttttttaattaattatttcagaattataatttaatatctCATTAATTTTCGCTGTTATTTATGATATGaacctcatttaaatataatcaaTATG
The sequence above is a segment of the Primulina tabacum isolate GXHZ01 chromosome 6, ASM2559414v2, whole genome shotgun sequence genome. Coding sequences within it:
- the LOC142550327 gene encoding protein GLUTAMINE DUMPER 6-like: MRPTPTADAHNNPSGFLNWNSPLPYLFGGLGLMLLLIATALIILACSYRKSSSRSTDQGGDKATQLPTAVAAADNTPKIVVIMAGDDNPTRLAVPIPSSFSISAKQLP